Proteins from a single region of Polyangia bacterium:
- the rplJ gene encoding 50S ribosomal protein L10, producing the protein MERTVKETNIGALKADLAKATSLVLADFRGISVKSDTNVRREFRANGCNYRVVKNTLLSIAAKGTPFEAVDKFLAGPTAIAYSFEDPAAPAKVATKIAKQEEKFIIKGGYVDGKALDIKGVVALSNLPGKDELRATFLATLLAVPQNFLRLTTAAQQNMLLLLAARERALGEGEK; encoded by the coding sequence GTGGAAAGAACAGTCAAAGAAACCAACATCGGCGCGCTGAAGGCCGACCTGGCCAAGGCCACCAGCCTGGTGCTGGCCGATTTCCGGGGCATCAGCGTCAAGAGCGACACCAACGTTCGGCGCGAGTTTCGCGCCAACGGTTGCAACTATCGCGTGGTCAAGAACACGCTGCTGTCCATCGCCGCCAAGGGGACGCCCTTCGAGGCCGTCGACAAGTTCCTGGCTGGCCCGACCGCTATCGCCTACTCGTTCGAGGACCCGGCGGCGCCGGCGAAGGTGGCGACCAAGATCGCCAAGCAGGAAGAGAAGTTCATCATCAAAGGTGGCTACGTCGACGGCAAGGCATTGGACATCAAGGGCGTCGTGGCCCTGTCCAACTTGCCGGGCAAAGACGAGCTGCGTGCGACTTTCCTTGCAACTTTGCTCGCTGTGCCTCAAAACTTCCTGCGTCTGACCACCGCCGCCCAGCAGAACATGCTGCTCTTGCTGGCCGCGCGCGAGCGCGCGCTGGGAGAAGGCGAGAAATAG